Proteins encoded in a region of the Candidatus Bathyarchaeota archaeon genome:
- a CDS encoding tryptophan--tRNA ligase translates to MVVTPWEVKGKVDYERLIREFGTQPLTPQLLERVEKHTDGLHLQLERQIFFSHRDLDTVLDLYDKGTKFVLYTGRGPSGPVHIGHLVPWIFTLHIQQKFKTRLYFQITDDEKFLIDDEANLAETRKWAYENALDLIAVGFKPEDTFIIYDTQDIDLLYDITLEVAKHITYSTAKSSFGFQDSTNIGWIFWPAIQAAPCFIHKKLTGENVPALIPAAIDQDPYWRVTRDVAQKLGYYKPAQIHCRFLPGLGAGGKMSASMPETSIFTMDEPEVVKKKVWNAFTGGKGTAAEQRKTGGDPAVCSIFQYYFFLFEENKSKLLERERRCRGGEILCGECKKDIAEKLNRFLEGHRERREKAKDVIEQYHVKR, encoded by the coding sequence ATGGTCGTTACACCTTGGGAAGTTAAAGGCAAAGTAGACTATGAACGCTTAATCCGAGAGTTCGGCACGCAACCGTTGACGCCGCAGTTGCTTGAGCGCGTGGAGAAGCACACTGATGGGTTGCATTTGCAGTTGGAGCGGCAGATTTTCTTTAGCCACCGCGACCTCGACACTGTTTTGGACCTCTACGATAAGGGCACAAAGTTCGTGCTGTATACTGGTCGTGGTCCTTCAGGTCCTGTGCATATTGGGCATCTTGTCCCGTGGATTTTCACGCTTCACATTCAGCAGAAGTTTAAGACACGTTTGTATTTTCAGATTACTGATGATGAGAAATTTTTGATTGATGATGAGGCTAATTTGGCGGAGACACGGAAGTGGGCTTATGAGAATGCTCTTGACCTCATCGCCGTTGGTTTCAAGCCTGAGGACACTTTCATTATTTATGATACGCAGGACATTGACTTGCTCTACGACATCACATTGGAGGTGGCTAAGCACATAACGTACAGCACTGCCAAGAGCAGTTTTGGCTTCCAAGACAGCACCAACATCGGCTGGATTTTCTGGCCAGCCATACAAGCCGCGCCATGCTTCATACACAAAAAACTCACAGGCGAGAACGTGCCCGCATTGATTCCTGCCGCTATTGACCAAGACCCCTACTGGCGTGTCACGCGAGATGTAGCGCAAAAGCTCGGGTACTATAAGCCAGCTCAGATTCACTGCCGTTTTCTGCCCGGCTTAGGCGCGGGTGGAAAAATGAGCGCCAGCATGCCTGAAACCAGCATCTTCACCATGGATGAGCCTGAGGTTGTGAAGAAGAAAGTTTGGAACGCTTTCACGGGCGGCAAGGGCACAGCGGCGGAACAGCGCAAGACGGGCGGTGACCCCGCGGTCTGCAGTATTTTTCAGTATTACTTCTTCCTCTTTGAGGAGAACAAGTCAAAGCTTTTGGAGCGCGAGCGCAGGTGCAGGGGCGGAGAAATTTTGTGCGGCGAATGCAAAAAAGACATCGCTGAAAAACTCAACCGCTTCCTAGAGGGGCATCGTGAACGCCGTGAAAAAGCCAAAGACGTAATCGAGCAATATCACGTTAAACGCTGA
- the hisS gene encoding histidine--tRNA ligase translates to MPTFQPVRGMRDLTGQEAQIFTNIIANARKTATLYGYKEVITPHVEPLELLSAKSGEEIRQRMFIFKDLGERQVALRPEFTASIARLVTTTLRNEPKPLRLFSVGTVYRYDEPQKGRYREFWQSNYEIMGSAKPEADAEIILLTNTLMTALGLQGFAFKIGNIGILRGILTQEGIDDKTQNAVFQRLDKKETDAALKLLDSQKARQMIEGLTQIKGKNWQDTVEQIKTYVAGYEKAEEAADNLAETLKLVTESANLTITVEPAFARGLEYYTGMIFEVYIPELEIALGGGGRYDRLIETFGGEPTPAVGCAHGIDRVAIALQTQKTVLEEKTGKKVVVIPITEALKAQALKIAQQLRNAGIVAEFEVMGRKMAKALEDADKRKINYAVIVGERELKEDAVMLKDLANRTQNTVAIKDLVEKIKG, encoded by the coding sequence ATGCCAACTTTCCAACCCGTCCGCGGAATGCGAGACCTGACAGGACAAGAAGCCCAAATCTTCACCAACATCATAGCGAACGCCAGAAAAACCGCCACCCTCTACGGCTACAAAGAAGTCATCACTCCGCATGTTGAGCCGCTGGAGTTGCTCAGCGCCAAATCAGGCGAAGAAATCCGCCAACGCATGTTCATATTCAAAGACCTAGGCGAACGCCAAGTAGCACTACGCCCAGAATTCACAGCATCTATCGCACGCCTAGTAACCACAACGCTGAGAAACGAACCTAAACCGCTCAGATTGTTCTCGGTGGGCACAGTTTACCGTTATGATGAACCGCAGAAGGGCAGGTACAGAGAGTTTTGGCAATCAAACTACGAAATCATGGGCTCAGCAAAACCTGAAGCAGACGCAGAAATCATCCTGCTAACAAACACACTAATGACAGCGCTTGGTCTGCAGGGGTTTGCCTTCAAAATCGGGAACATCGGCATCCTGCGAGGCATCCTAACCCAAGAAGGCATCGACGACAAGACGCAAAATGCAGTCTTCCAGCGCCTAGACAAAAAAGAAACCGACGCCGCACTCAAACTTTTGGACTCACAGAAAGCCCGCCAAATGATAGAGGGCTTAACACAAATCAAAGGCAAAAACTGGCAAGACACAGTAGAACAAATCAAAACCTACGTGGCAGGCTATGAAAAGGCTGAAGAAGCAGCAGACAACCTCGCCGAAACGCTCAAGCTCGTCACTGAGAGCGCAAACCTAACCATCACAGTGGAACCCGCGTTTGCCCGCGGCTTAGAATACTACACAGGCATGATTTTTGAAGTATACATACCCGAACTCGAAATTGCACTGGGCGGCGGCGGAAGATACGACCGGCTAATCGAAACCTTCGGCGGCGAACCCACACCAGCAGTTGGCTGTGCACATGGAATCGACAGAGTCGCCATAGCACTACAAACACAAAAAACAGTCCTCGAAGAAAAAACAGGCAAAAAGGTCGTAGTAATCCCAATCACTGAGGCACTAAAAGCACAAGCCCTAAAAATCGCCCAACAACTACGCAACGCAGGCATCGTAGCGGAGTTCGAGGTCATGGGCAGAAAAATGGCAAAAGCCCTCGAAGATGCAGACAAACGGAAAATCAACTACGCAGTCATCGTCGGAGAGCGTGAACTAAAAGAAGACGCAGTCATGCTAAAAGACCTAGCGAACCGAACCCAAAACACCGTCGCCATCAAGGATTTGGTTGAGAAAATTAAGGGTTAA
- the glnA gene encoding type I glutamate--ammonia ligase, whose translation MKNFKNAAWKESVTKVIQTVQEKEIKFVRLQFTDINGMLKNLAVSSKNLESMFENGQPFDGSSITGYRPIEESDMVLYPDPTTFAILPWRPVEKSSCRLICDVYTPQNKRFEGDPRYILERAIEKAAKAGYTYVCAPELEFFIVKESENGGLPTPIDLAGYFDSHPGDLTDDLRRDICDMAEAFGIEIEISHHEVALGQNEIDFKYGEALETADRAITMKMCGKVVAARNGYVTTYMPKPFQGINGSGMHTHQSLWNRDVTKNLFYADDSKNGYLSDLARNFIGGQLAHGRKMAAVLNSWPNSYKRLVPGYEAPVYLAWAHKNRSPLIRVPNFGGRKNAARCEIRCPDGAGNPYLQFAVLLATGLDGIKNKIDPGEAVELNVYHMSYEERKQKGIVSLPESLKEALDELETSDLMRETLGPVTFENFLKEKRHEWDLYRTQVTEWEVNRYIKRL comes from the coding sequence ATGAAAAATTTCAAAAATGCGGCTTGGAAAGAAAGCGTAACAAAAGTCATCCAAACAGTCCAAGAAAAAGAAATAAAATTTGTAAGACTACAATTCACCGACATAAACGGAATGCTAAAGAACCTAGCGGTAAGTTCAAAGAACCTTGAATCCATGTTTGAAAACGGTCAACCTTTTGACGGCTCATCCATCACTGGCTACCGACCAATCGAAGAATCAGACATGGTGCTCTACCCCGACCCAACAACATTTGCTATTTTGCCATGGCGTCCTGTCGAGAAATCATCTTGCCGGCTAATATGCGACGTTTACACCCCACAGAACAAGCGTTTTGAAGGCGACCCCCGCTACATTCTCGAACGCGCCATAGAAAAAGCTGCCAAAGCTGGCTACACTTACGTTTGTGCACCCGAACTTGAATTCTTCATAGTTAAAGAAAGCGAAAATGGCGGTTTACCAACTCCCATTGACTTAGCAGGATACTTTGATTCCCATCCTGGAGATTTAACTGATGATTTACGCCGAGACATATGTGACATGGCAGAAGCATTCGGTATAGAGATAGAGATTAGTCACCACGAGGTTGCGTTGGGACAGAACGAAATTGACTTCAAGTACGGCGAAGCCTTAGAAACCGCTGACCGCGCGATAACCATGAAAATGTGCGGAAAAGTAGTGGCAGCAAGAAACGGTTATGTTACTACGTACATGCCTAAACCCTTCCAAGGCATCAACGGTAGCGGTATGCACACACACCAAAGCTTATGGAACAGAGACGTAACCAAGAACCTATTCTACGCAGATGACTCCAAGAACGGTTACCTATCAGACCTTGCACGCAACTTCATCGGCGGACAACTAGCTCACGGGCGTAAGATGGCTGCAGTGCTAAACTCGTGGCCAAACAGCTACAAACGCTTAGTCCCAGGTTACGAAGCCCCAGTTTACCTTGCATGGGCACACAAAAACCGCTCACCCCTAATCCGCGTACCGAACTTTGGAGGCAGAAAGAACGCGGCAAGATGTGAAATCCGATGCCCAGACGGCGCTGGAAACCCCTACTTGCAGTTTGCAGTGCTCTTAGCCACAGGTTTAGACGGTATCAAGAACAAAATTGACCCCGGCGAAGCAGTTGAACTAAACGTTTATCACATGAGCTATGAAGAACGCAAGCAAAAAGGCATAGTATCACTTCCAGAATCACTCAAAGAAGCACTTGACGAGTTGGAAACCAGCGATTTGATGCGTGAAACCCTTGGTCCAGTAACGTTCGAGAACTTCCTTAAAGAGAAACGCCACGAATGGGACCTCTACAGAACACAGGTAACTGAGTGGGAAGTCAACCGCTACATCAAACGACTCTAA
- a CDS encoding RsmB/NOP family class I SAM-dependent RNA methyltransferase, with the protein MSDKEFFLSRYERLGWKFRDVSLRQAIRINNNNAKGKNLTDRLADLGVNTEKISFLQSGYWIKKSKVSAGATAEYLLGYYSIQEAAAQIPATLFTSLKGKKVLDAAAAPGGKTVQLADLMENSGVLVALDVDKRRLNALSNHLERCNVSNTVVYLLDARQATQLKFKFNRILLDVPCSGNFASDKEWFKHRTLKDVEKNAQVQREILSKAAECLSDDGEIVYSTCSLEPEEDELNMDWAVRHLDLQIQEIDCYGQNGLTNIFGNQLDPSVARCKRIWPGETQGFFVCKLKRGNNA; encoded by the coding sequence ATGTCGGACAAAGAGTTCTTCTTGAGCCGTTATGAACGGTTGGGTTGGAAATTTCGGGACGTATCGTTACGTCAAGCCATCCGAATAAACAACAATAATGCCAAAGGGAAAAATCTCACAGATCGGCTGGCGGACTTAGGCGTAAATACTGAGAAAATCTCTTTCTTACAATCTGGCTATTGGATAAAAAAGTCAAAAGTTTCCGCTGGTGCGACAGCCGAATACCTCTTAGGCTACTATTCCATTCAAGAAGCAGCCGCCCAAATCCCAGCAACACTTTTCACAAGTCTTAAAGGCAAAAAGGTTCTCGATGCAGCCGCGGCACCTGGTGGAAAAACTGTGCAGTTGGCTGATTTGATGGAGAACAGTGGTGTTTTGGTGGCACTGGATGTGGATAAGCGAAGGCTCAACGCATTGTCTAATCATCTGGAGCGCTGCAATGTTAGCAATACTGTGGTTTATTTGTTGGATGCAAGGCAAGCAACGCAGCTAAAATTTAAGTTTAATAGGATTTTATTGGATGTTCCTTGCTCTGGGAACTTTGCTTCAGACAAAGAATGGTTTAAACACAGAACCCTCAAAGATGTTGAGAAAAACGCGCAAGTTCAAAGAGAAATACTCTCTAAGGCCGCAGAGTGCCTAAGTGATGATGGCGAAATTGTTTATTCTACATGTTCTCTTGAGCCAGAAGAAGACGAACTAAACATGGATTGGGCAGTACGCCATCTGGATTTGCAAATACAAGAAATTGATTGTTATGGTCAGAACGGTTTAACCAACATATTTGGCAACCAACTTGACCCTTCAGTGGCGCGGTGCAAAAGAATCTGGCCTGGCGAAACTCAGGGTTTCTTTGTCTGTAAACTAAAAAGAGGTAACAACGCATGA
- the nikR gene encoding nickel-responsive transcriptional regulator NikR, producing MSKIVRVGVTFPPELLKDFDEIINKMGYESRSKAIQDAVRLYVSERKWLKEADAEQTGVILMVYDHDTRGLESNLTESQHQHSKLISSTLHIHISERDCLEAIAVKGKGSEIRALSDELATRRGVKILKPMIVSV from the coding sequence ATGTCAAAAATTGTACGAGTTGGCGTAACTTTCCCACCTGAACTTCTCAAAGACTTCGATGAAATCATCAACAAAATGGGGTATGAAAGCCGCTCAAAAGCCATTCAAGACGCTGTAAGGCTTTATGTTTCTGAGCGCAAATGGCTCAAAGAAGCAGATGCAGAACAAACAGGCGTTATTCTCATGGTTTACGACCATGATACGAGAGGATTAGAGAGTAACTTAACAGAATCCCAACATCAACACTCAAAACTGATATCATCAACCTTGCACATTCATATCAGTGAGCGCGACTGTTTAGAAGCCATCGCTGTTAAAGGCAAAGGCTCAGAAATACGCGCATTGAGCGATGAGCTGGCAACAAGAAGAGGAGTAAAAATCCTCAAGCCTATGATTGTTTCAGTTTAG
- the nadA gene encoding quinolinate synthase NadA, with protein sequence MDLKEKILKLKKEKKAIILAHNYQRPEIQDLADYIGDSIELSRKAAEEKDAEMIVFSAVDFMAESAAIMNPEKKVLLPCLGARCPMAQMLTVDEIKRAKAFYPDAPVVLYVNTLATSKAYCDICCTSANAVEVIKSLDADTIIFGPDKNLAEYVSQQTGKTLIPIPENGFCPTHLLFQPEDVKVLKMQHPNAIVMVHPECSSEMRKVADFIGSTSKMCRYAQESHAKDFIVGTEDGILHRLRKENPTKNFYLAYEGAICPNMKLTTLDRLYASLKEEKHVVKVPEAVAKKARASLERMFQV encoded by the coding sequence ATGGATTTGAAAGAAAAAATCCTAAAGCTCAAGAAAGAAAAGAAAGCAATCATACTTGCTCACAATTATCAGCGTCCAGAAATTCAGGACTTAGCGGATTACATCGGCGACAGCATCGAGTTAAGCCGCAAAGCCGCGGAGGAAAAGGATGCTGAAATGATAGTTTTCTCTGCCGTGGACTTCATGGCTGAATCCGCGGCTATAATGAACCCTGAAAAAAAGGTTCTGTTGCCATGTTTAGGTGCACGTTGCCCCATGGCGCAGATGCTAACTGTTGATGAGATAAAACGTGCTAAAGCGTTCTATCCAGACGCGCCAGTTGTGCTGTATGTAAATACGTTAGCCACCTCAAAAGCATACTGTGATATATGCTGTACCAGTGCTAACGCTGTAGAGGTCATAAAATCGCTTGACGCTGACACAATAATTTTTGGTCCAGACAAAAACCTCGCTGAATATGTCTCGCAACAAACAGGAAAAACCCTCATCCCCATCCCAGAAAACGGTTTCTGCCCAACTCACCTGCTGTTTCAGCCTGAAGATGTTAAAGTCCTCAAAATGCAGCACCCAAACGCAATAGTTATGGTTCATCCAGAATGCAGTTCGGAAATGCGGAAAGTCGCCGACTTTATTGGTAGCACATCAAAAATGTGCCGCTACGCCCAAGAATCTCATGCCAAAGACTTCATCGTCGGCACTGAAGATGGCATCCTGCACCGTTTGCGCAAAGAAAACCCAACTAAAAACTTTTATTTGGCTTACGAAGGCGCCATCTGCCCAAACATGAAGTTGACAACGCTTGATAGGCTTTATGCTTCGCTAAAAGAGGAAAAGCACGTAGTTAAAGTTCCTGAAGCAGTCGCCAAGAAAGCTCGTGCTTCATTGGAGCGTATGTTTCAAGTCTAA
- the pheT gene encoding phenylalanine--tRNA ligase subunit beta — translation MPTIDVDYNELERLLNIHFNGDMEKLDDILAYVKAEVKQYNQKEATLSIEMKDTNRPDLWSIEGLTRALRGYLNQEKGIKRYSAGKSIIEVNVNAKLWDIRPYICCSIIKGIHLSDDIIKGIMHLQDKLDQTYGRNRQKTSIGIYNFDLIKPPIEYTAVKPADVSFVPLGFTERMNLDEILERHPKGVEYAHIVKKNPLYPMLFDSEGKVLSFPPIINSNDLGKITEDSRNLLVEVTGTQHSTVLNTLNLVTLALIDRGGTAYGATVNYPEKSNYSQKMVVTPDFNDKRFELSVEYTNRLLGLNVSAKEIPSLLQTAGLGVEKVSGESVTALVPCYRVDVMHQVDIIEDIAIAYGYNNIEPLWRELPTTGQPNPDQRLINLARELMVGFGYQEILNYTLTSPENLFDKMKIEKSVVVELANPKVVTMTCMRNWLLPSVMEFLSKNQSVESPQKIFELSKVTLLDESCETKTRDEDWLVAVTAHAVANFSEIKSVLDAFLTNFGVAWEIEETSHPSFIEGRVGKIMVDGFEVGVVGEVNPLVLEAWKLENPVAAFELEFQRVASGKLKKRRSKL, via the coding sequence ATGCCTACAATTGACGTAGACTACAATGAGCTTGAACGTTTACTAAACATTCATTTCAACGGCGACATGGAAAAGTTAGATGACATACTTGCTTACGTTAAAGCAGAGGTAAAACAATACAACCAAAAAGAAGCAACTCTCAGCATTGAAATGAAAGACACCAATCGCCCTGACCTCTGGAGCATAGAAGGCTTAACACGCGCATTACGCGGCTATCTAAATCAAGAAAAGGGAATAAAACGTTATTCGGCTGGCAAATCAATTATAGAAGTCAACGTTAATGCTAAATTGTGGGATATTCGACCCTACATTTGTTGCTCAATAATCAAAGGCATTCACCTCTCAGACGATATTATCAAGGGAATCATGCACCTGCAAGACAAACTCGACCAAACCTACGGCAGAAACCGACAAAAAACATCCATCGGAATTTACAACTTTGACTTAATCAAGCCACCAATTGAATATACCGCTGTTAAACCAGCAGACGTGAGTTTCGTTCCTTTAGGTTTCACAGAAAGGATGAATTTGGATGAGATTTTGGAGCGTCATCCAAAAGGCGTTGAGTATGCCCACATCGTTAAGAAGAATCCGCTTTATCCGATGCTGTTTGACAGCGAAGGCAAAGTGCTCTCGTTCCCGCCGATCATAAATTCCAACGATTTAGGCAAAATCACCGAGGACTCTCGGAACCTGCTTGTTGAAGTGACAGGTACTCAGCACAGCACGGTTTTGAATACTTTGAATTTGGTTACTTTGGCTTTGATTGACCGTGGAGGAACCGCGTATGGGGCTACAGTGAATTATCCTGAAAAATCAAATTATTCACAAAAAATGGTTGTTACACCAGACTTTAATGATAAGCGCTTTGAGTTAAGTGTAGAGTACACAAATCGTCTATTGGGCTTAAACGTATCTGCAAAGGAAATTCCTAGCTTGTTGCAGACTGCGGGGTTGGGTGTTGAAAAAGTAAGCGGTGAAAGCGTGACGGCTCTGGTTCCATGTTATCGTGTGGATGTGATGCATCAAGTTGACATAATCGAAGACATCGCTATCGCATATGGTTATAATAATATTGAGCCGTTGTGGCGTGAGTTGCCGACAACAGGTCAGCCCAACCCTGATCAGCGTCTAATTAATCTTGCGCGTGAATTAATGGTTGGTTTTGGTTACCAAGAAATTCTCAATTATACACTAACAAGCCCAGAGAATCTGTTTGATAAGATGAAGATAGAAAAAAGCGTGGTGGTGGAGCTTGCTAACCCCAAAGTTGTTACCATGACATGTATGCGTAACTGGCTCTTGCCGAGTGTTATGGAGTTTTTGAGTAAAAACCAGTCCGTTGAGTCTCCGCAAAAAATTTTCGAGTTGAGTAAGGTTACTTTGCTTGATGAGTCTTGTGAGACAAAAACACGTGATGAGGATTGGCTTGTGGCTGTTACCGCTCATGCTGTTGCGAACTTTTCGGAGATAAAGTCTGTGTTGGATGCTTTTTTGACTAATTTTGGGGTTGCGTGGGAAATAGAAGAAACCAGTCATCCAAGTTTTATTGAGGGCAGGGTCGGCAAAATAATGGTAGACGGCTTTGAGGTTGGCGTTGTGGGGGAAGTTAATCCGCTGGTGCTTGAGGCGTGGAAGCTTGAGAATCCGGTAGCTGCTTTTGAACTTGAATTTCAAAGAGTAGCCAGTGGCAAACTAAAGAAGCGTCGAAGTAAGCTGTAG
- a CDS encoding phenylalanine--tRNA ligase subunit alpha: MVELRAQEQQVLSAIDKQGGKASVEQLVEACGFPDAAVMRSALALQEKNLLTIQAITQNIIKLTAEGKTYAQNGLPERKLIHAVAEMGGKAELREAAKKAGLEQQFVQIAQGWVIRKKWAIYSSHDNTLNISETLLHQAFIPEGCDETLLKYMRSKEQVVLDELSDVLKEAAEQLKKRKLATIEPKTTRILKITEEGKKAAAEAISQTPEVTKLSPELIITGKWREVKLQKYNIEAPVAKTWPGKKHPYLQFLDEVRAKLVQLGFQEMTGTAVETSFFNFDALYVPQDHPAREPSDIYYIKEPQYGGTTKHQTALRQVKETHENGWITGSTGWGYKYSLKEAQRLILRGHGTCLSARTLEAKNYQVPSKHFSIARVYRPEITDKTHLSEFNQVEGIIIDQNLTLKDLLGVLGKFAMEIAGAEKVKYKPDYFPFTEPSVELSAYKEGYGWIEFGGSGIFRPEVTLPLGVKEPVIAWGLGVDRLFMMRAGIDDIRMIFSQDLAWLRRKQVT, translated from the coding sequence ATGGTTGAACTCAGAGCGCAGGAACAACAAGTCCTCTCCGCAATAGACAAACAAGGAGGAAAAGCCTCAGTAGAACAACTCGTCGAAGCCTGCGGTTTCCCAGACGCCGCCGTTATGCGCTCCGCATTAGCCCTGCAAGAAAAAAACTTGCTAACCATACAGGCAATTACCCAAAACATCATAAAACTCACAGCCGAAGGCAAAACCTACGCCCAAAATGGCTTACCAGAACGAAAACTGATCCACGCTGTTGCAGAGATGGGCGGCAAAGCTGAGTTGCGTGAAGCAGCTAAAAAAGCTGGGCTTGAACAGCAATTCGTTCAGATCGCGCAAGGGTGGGTTATTCGAAAGAAATGGGCAATCTACTCCTCACATGACAACACACTGAACATTTCTGAAACGTTATTGCATCAGGCGTTTATTCCAGAGGGATGTGACGAAACACTCCTAAAATATATGAGAAGCAAAGAGCAAGTGGTGCTTGACGAGTTAAGCGATGTCCTCAAAGAGGCAGCTGAACAGCTAAAGAAACGTAAACTTGCCACTATTGAACCTAAAACAACCCGTATCCTCAAAATCACTGAAGAGGGAAAAAAGGCCGCAGCTGAAGCCATCAGCCAAACTCCAGAAGTCACAAAACTCAGCCCTGAACTTATAATCACAGGTAAATGGCGTGAAGTCAAACTTCAAAAATATAACATAGAAGCGCCCGTGGCGAAAACTTGGCCCGGCAAAAAACATCCATACCTACAATTCCTCGACGAAGTCAGAGCAAAACTAGTCCAGCTGGGCTTCCAAGAAATGACTGGCACAGCCGTGGAAACAAGCTTCTTTAACTTCGACGCACTCTACGTGCCACAGGACCACCCAGCACGCGAACCAAGCGACATCTACTACATAAAAGAACCACAATACGGCGGCACCACAAAACACCAAACAGCCCTACGTCAAGTCAAAGAAACACATGAAAACGGCTGGATAACAGGCTCAACAGGATGGGGATATAAATACTCACTCAAAGAAGCACAACGGTTAATTCTCCGTGGGCACGGCACATGCCTTAGCGCCCGAACACTCGAAGCAAAAAATTACCAAGTGCCAAGCAAACATTTCTCCATTGCGCGCGTTTACCGTCCAGAGATAACCGACAAAACTCATCTATCAGAATTCAACCAAGTGGAAGGCATCATAATCGATCAAAACCTCACCCTAAAAGACCTGCTTGGAGTTTTAGGCAAATTCGCCATGGAAATCGCAGGAGCAGAAAAAGTCAAGTACAAACCTGACTACTTCCCCTTCACTGAACCCAGCGTGGAACTCAGCGCTTACAAGGAAGGATACGGCTGGATAGAATTCGGTGGCTCAGGGATCTTCCGTCCAGAAGTTACCTTGCCCTTAGGCGTAAAAGAGCCAGTTATCGCTTGGGGACTGGGTGTTGACCGCTTGTTTATGATGCGTGCAGGTATAGATGATATTCGCATGATTTTTAGCCAAGACCTAGCTTGGCTGAGAAGGAAACAGGTGACATAA